GTGGCACTTTCAGCCACGCTCCCAATCAACTGAATCCGGATAATTCCGGGTTCCTCAATCAACCGAAGCTCCGACCCCCGCGGTCGGGCGTGTCGCGTTTGAAAACGCGCACGTACCCGCATGTTTACGAGGGAAAGGTTATGTTTGGGCTTCAACTTGGACCCTGCATCGAGCATTATCTCGACCGGGACACGGAAAAGCACTTGAACAACTCAATAAGTATGCCGGAATATCGGCGTAAACACCAATTGCCATGCGGGCAGGCCAGACGTCGGCGGCGTTCCCGAAGCCGTATTGACGGGCATGAGAAACTACAAGCGTGAGCAATGTCACTAATTACGATGGGGTATCTGATCCCACGCAAACTCAGTCGCTGTCCGCCGTTCCCACCCGGAGGGTCAGTGGACGCTGGATCACGCTCTTCGCTCTGAGCTGGTTTGGGGTGTGGATTGCGCAGCTGACGCCGGTGCAGTTGCTGTTGCCCCTGCAGATCGAGAGTTTCCTCCATGCCACCGACTGGGTCCAAAACGTGCTGGGGTTCGGCTACATTTCCGGGATCGCCGGGGTATTCGCTCTCATCACCTACCCTTTGACCGGCGCCCTCTCCGATCGCACCACCTCACGCTTTGGCCGGCGTCGTCCCTGGATTGCCCTTGGCACCGCGGGCTTCGCCGCTTCGCTGGTAGTTTTGGGCCTCCAAACATCCCTGCTCGGAATCGGGATTTGCTGGGTATGTTCCAGCATATTCTTCTGCGTCCTGACGGCGGCACTCACAGCGGCCATCTCCGACCAGGTACCGGTCAACCAGCGCGGTTACGTCTCGGGCTGGATTTCCGCACCCCAGGCCATCGGCATCATCGCCGGGCTGGTCCTGGTCACGGCACTGGCTTTGAGCACCTTTGGCGGTTACGCCCTCATGGCGGCCCTGGTGGTCCTGCTCGGGTTGCCGTTCCTTATGCTTATTCCCGATGCGGTGCTCCCCCGCGGCATCATGCCTGCCCTGACCCTCCGCTCCTTGATCGACGGGCTGTGGATCAGTCCCCGCCGCTACCCGGACTTTGGCTGGACCCTGCTCAGCCGAATCCTGGTCAACCTAGGTAACGCCTTTGGCACAAGCCTGCTCCTGTACTTCTTGATGTACGGGCTCCGCATGGACGACGCCGAGGGTTCACTTATCATTCTCACCCTTGTTTACATGGTGTTCGTGATCGTTGCCTCGCTGTGGCTGGGCAGGCTCTCGGACCGGCTGGGCCGCCGACGGTCCTTCGTCTTCATCGCGTCGGTGCTGCAGGCCGTGGCCGCCTTGATTTTGGCGTTCGTGCCCAGTTTTGAGGCTGCCACTGTCGCGGCCGGGCTCTTGGGCCTGGGCTACGGCTGCTTCCTCTCCGTGGATCAGGCCCTGGCCACGGAGGTTCTGCCGGACCAGCTTTCCCGGGGCAAGGATCTGGGCATCATGAACATAGCGCTGACAGTACCGCAGGCTTTTGCCCCCATGCTCGGGGCCTTACTGGTCAGCGCCACCGGCGGGTTCACCTGGCTGTTTCTGCTTTCGGGCATCACAGCGCTGGCGGGTGCAATCGCCGTCGCGCAGGTCAGAGGCGTCAAATAGGGTCCCCGCCTAGGGCCTTCCCGTCGGCCCTGCCCGGCAGGCGCGCCGGGTGCGCCAGCTACTTAGGTGGCCCCGGAGCGACCGGCGTCGCCGCAGTGGTGGCTGGCGCCGGCTTTACCGACGGGGAACCGCCGTCGTCGCCGTTGTGCGGCGGCTTGCGGTTCAAGCGCCAAATGGCCAGGCCAATAAGCAGCAACGCCAAAACCGCCAGCAAAACGAACGTAAAACCGCGCCAGTACCAGAGGACGGATGCACTGACGCCGATGGCGCCCCAGATGGTGAACAACCGTTCATCGATGCTGAGCCCGGCCACGAGCAGTGCAACGAACAAGAGCAGCGAGACCGCCTGCTGGAGTGTATCCCCACCAAACATTGTCAATAGGGCGCCAAAGGAGGCCACCGAGCCTGCCGCTACCAGCAGGGCCTTGCATTCCTGCGGTAGCCGGTAAATGTGGCGGCGCACAGCCAAGGCACCCAAGGCCAGTGCGCACCATTCCACAAGCCAAAACATGCCACCATCAACGTACGCTGAACTGGCGATGAACCAGATCAAGGCCGTGGCGACAACGGCCAGGTCTACGGCGTTTGGGCGCCTGTGCCCCGGTGTCTCCACGCAGGCTAGGGCGGCTACGGCGGTGAACGCTAGTGCCCCGCCGAGGATGGCCTTGTGATCGGCCATGGCCAGTAGCGAAAAACCCGCCCCCGACACGAGCGCAACCCCCACCAGACTCCAGCGCTGGACAGGCACCACCGAGGCCAGCTCCCACAGGAGCATTCGGACCAGGTACAGGCTACCGACCGCCACACCAAAGGCGGAGAGAGCGGCGATACCTTCCAGGTGTCCCAATTCGAGAATCTGCACCCGCACCAGGACAGCAGCCACCAGCACCATCAGCGCCCCGGGAAGCGTCAGCCAGGGCAGCCTTTGCAAATGCGCCGCGGCGATGAAGGCCAAGCCTGCCGCCAACCACATGATAGCGAGGGTGCCGGCCGGGGCAGCCCCATCCACCAACAGGGCAGCAAACAAGAATGCCGCGGCTGCTGCCGGCCCATACCAGCGCATTTCGGCTCTCTGCACCCGGAATAGGCAGCCCCATAGATTTACAGCCACGGAGATGAGAATCAGGACCAAGGTGGTGATCCCCGGTGGCAATACTGGTGCCATGATGGCCGCACCACCTGCCACCGTAAGGATGGCCAGGTAAGACGCTCCCCGTTGGCCGAGGGTGGACTGTGCCAAGATGGCCGACGCCGCCAGCAGGAGAAGTTCCAGGGCCACCACCCAGCGGAGGCCGGATCCTTGACGATCGAGCCCTCCAGCCGCGATGACATACGCGATCGGCGCCATCACCTGGGCGAGCAACAGCAGCCACAGGCTGGCCTTCCACACCAGGGACTCCCCCACGATCCGGCGGGCGGCAGGCGAACCCGCCAACCACTGCACACCAAGCTGGGCGATCAACACGCCGCTGAGAACCAGCGTTTGGATGGTGGGGCTGCCGGTAATATCGGTCACCAACACGGCAATCAGTGCGGTGGACGCTATCCGTGCCAGCAGGAAATATGCACTCCGGCTCCGGTGCCTAAGCCCGCGAACGGCACAGACACCAGCGGTAACCGCTACAAGTGCAGCAGCGATTTCAAAGCTCTGCCGGTGTTGCAGCGCCATGCCAGCTATCGCCGTCATGGCCAGCGGAGCTGCCCACTGGGCTACCCCTGGGGCCGGTGAACGCAGGGCGTAAGCGCAGCCCACCAAACCCAAGGCGGCAACTACGAGCGCCACGACCAACGTTTGTGTCCAATGTCCATCGGGGTTGGCGATCATTTGGAAGGTGGCGAGCAGAAGTGTCGCCGCAACTGTAGCGCAAACATCGAAGGAGAAGCCGGCAACCGTGTTGCCACGCCACATTGACCCCGCCAGGATCAGCAGCTGCCCTCCAAGGACAAACAAAACCACCAGCCACAACGAAACCTCGGCACTTACGTCCACGGGCATGTGCTCGCGCCACAGTGCGAACACGGCCATCGCCAGCAGCAACGACGCACCCCTTGCACACCACCAATAGATCCAGCGATGGGTCGGCTCTGGCTGCGCCCGCAGCCGCCAACCCGTGACTGCCAGGAACAGGGTCAAGGATGCCGCACCCACGACCGTCCCCGAGGCGCCAAAGACCACTCCCGCACAGATGCCGGCCACGGCAAGGAACGCAGGCGCCATGATCTCGGCTCCGGCGTACCGCTGGCCCCGCGGCAGGAACACCCACGAATGTGCACAGGCCGCGGCGCCCAGCGCGAGAACAGCAATCAGGAACGCGGTTGCGGCAACCGGCACGGTTGGCTCCCATGCTCCCTGATCTGTAGCCCTGAAAGCCACCGCCTGGGCGACTATCAGCACGGTTCCCAGCACTGCCCAAGAAGTCCCGGAGGCAGCCGTCACCTTGTTGGGCCGGCCGAACATCCCGAGCAAGGTGTCTGCGAAGAGCTGGCCGGCCGCCATGACTACAACCACGGCAATGATGACCTCGGCCTTCCCGGACTGCGCGGGAAGGTAGGCCGCCAGCAACGACGTCGCCAGACCTGTCAGCACGATGCGGGCGGCCACAAGCATCACACCTCTGATCCTGCGTTCCTTGGAACTCAGGAACCGCGCCACCGAATAGATCAAAGCCGCCGCCAGCACCATTGCCCAGTCCTGGGCCGCCAACCAGCCACTGGACAGGACCGCCGCCCCCAGTGCCGGCAACGGCAGCCACTCCCCTCGCGGCAACATGGCAGGCACAGCAGCCATCGCAGCAAGCAAAACCACCAGCAAAGGCAGTGCGGGGCTCCAGACCCAAGCGCCGCCGTCGTGCCCGGAAAAGGCAATCCCCGCGCTCCAGAGCAGGGACAACCCGGCTGCCAGTGGAAGACTAAGGAAAACATCGCCCACTGGCCAGACCGCCCGACCCAGCCACTTGCCAATGCGGCTGTGGAAGCAAGCGACGATCAGGGTTTGCACGGCCAGTGTGAGCGTGATGGCCCCGGCTGCGAATGCCAGCGATTCCCCCATTAGCCAGCCAACGAACGGGGCCGCAATGGTCAGGGAGAGCCGCAGGCCCAAGTAGTTCGCGCGCCGGAGCCGTGGTGGATCCACCCAGCCCATGACGCCGTAGAAGAGTGTGCCGGCGAGCAAGACCATCGCATGGTCAGCCGCGTTCAGCCCCAGGGGAAACGCCAGGGAACTGACAAGGCCCACGGGGGCAAACCACGGGCCAAGGTCCGAGAGCGGTTTGGCGAACAGTCCCAGCACCGGTGACTGGCTGGCGATCCGATTGCCCAAGACCCGCCCGGCCAGGGACAGTACGGCGGCAATGACAATCAATGCCGTGAAGTACCAGGACAGGGCGGCACCCAGAACTGCCCCGGATGACCAGGCCGTGGAGATCAGGAAAGCCAGGGAGAGGTACACCACGAGCCGGCTTCCCAGCCTGACGGCGGCAACAACATAGGCTGCTGTTCCGACAAGTGAGGTGAGTAGCCAGACGGCCGGTGCGTTGGGGAAGCCCAGGTTGTAGGTGGCCAGCCCCGCAAACGGGACTATGGCCAGGGCCGTGCCGACGAATGCCAGCGCCGCCGGCCGTAACCGGGGGGTGGCGGCGTGGAGTACCAGTCCTGCCCCGTAGAACACCGCCGTCCCAAGCCAGACGCCCACCAGTCTGGCAGAGACCGGCAGAGAACTGACCACAAACAACGCAGCAGCCGCCACCATGAACAGGCTGGCGATATACAGCGTGATGTTGATGTTCTGGGTTTCTCGCTTGGCTTTCCTGGCGGCATGGACCTGTGGATCCAACGGCGGCATTGGCGCGCCAAAGGGCCGGTCCTGTCGCCCGTAAGCAGGTATCGCCTGGGTAGTCATTTGTCCGGGCCAGGGACTTTGGGGGTGCATGGGAGGTGAGGGGGGCGCCGGAATCGGCCCCGGCACTTGCTTCACTTTCGGGGCCGGTGCCACCCCACGGATTACTTGGGGTGCCGGGTTAGGCGGAGTATCCCGGGCCACCGCATCACGCCAACCGGCCAGGTGCCCATCCAGATAGCCCCGGCGGTAGGCCTCATTAAGCTGGGCCGAAGCCGGATTTGCGGGTGGAACCGGGGGCCCTTGCTGTGGCTTGCCCATGATGTTTCCCCTTGAGGTCGTCGATGCATCAGCCTGGGTACTTCCACGCCGTCAAACAGAGTAAGACTACCAAATGGAATAATAACGCAGCTGTTTGTGTCGTGCCATTCCAGCCACTCTTAGCTCAGTGTCTTGAACTCGGCAACAAGCGCCGGATTCTGGCACGCCCTGGCGAAAGCCGACATGCGTCTTTCGATTTCCCTGCCGAGAATCCATGCCGCCACGGGCTCGGCAATCCAGCGCAACCAGCCCGGCTTACAGGAGTAGGTGTATTTCCAAACAGCCTTGGTGCCACCCTTGGTGGCAGCGAACCGCCACCCCCCACCGAACTGTTCAAAGAACCAGGGTCCCTGGACCATTTTCATGCCGACATTCCGTGGTGGCAGGTAGGAGACATACTCGCTGACCATGAGCAGACCCAGCCGCGTGCGTGTCCGGGTGCGCACACCCTTGGCCGCAACGCCTGCGCCGCCAAGGAATTGTTGCGAGTGGATGAACGGGTCCCACCGCAGCCGGAAGGAACCGCTGCTTTGGGAGAGACCGAAAGCAGTCTCCGGGTCTATGTCTATGAATCGTTCGGCCACTATTTGGGGCATGGCGGGGTCCTGTCCTGTGGGAGTGCACTGGTCTACGATCCGCCAACGGTGCAGCCTAGGCCACACCGTTGGCGTTGAGAAACAAGTAGGGCCCTCAGCCGAAGCTGAGGGCCCTACTTTAGCGATCTAAGTAATTAATTACTTGATGATCTTGGTAACACGACCTGAACCAACGGTGCGTCCGCCTTCGCGGATAGCGAAGCCGAGGCCCTCTTCCATGGCGATCGGCTGGATCAGCGCGACAGTCATTTCGGTGTTGTCGCCAGGCATAACCATTTCCGTGCCCTCAGGCAAGGTGATGACACCGGTAACATCCGTGGTGCGGAAGTAGAACTGCGGGCGGTAGTTGGAGTAGAACGGGTTGTGACGCCCGCCCTCGTCCTTGGCCAAGATGTAGACGTTGGCTTCGAAATCGGTGTGCGGGGTAATGGAACCCGGCTTCACGATAACCTGGCCACGCTCTACGTCTTCGCGCTTGATGCCGCGAAGCAGCAAGCCACAGTTTTCGCCGGCCCAAGCCTCGTCGAGCTGCTTGTGGAACATTTCGATACCGGTAACCGTGGTCTTCTGGACCGGACGGATGCCGACAATCTCGATTTCCGAGTTGATCTTCAGGGTTCCACGCTCGGCGCGGCCCGTAACAACGGTTCCACGACCAGTGATCGTGAAGACGTCTTCAACCGGCATGAGGAACGGCTTGTCCTTGTCGCGGATCGGGTCCGGAACATGGTTGTCCACAGCGTCCATCAGATCTTCAACGGACTTGACCCACTTGGGATCGCCTTCAAGAGCCTTCAAGCCGGAAACGCGGACAACAGGTGCCTCGTCGCCGTCGAAGCCCTGTGAGGAAAGAAGCTCGCGAACTTCCATCTCCACCAGGTCCAGGAGCTCTTCGTCGTCAACCATGTCGGACTTGTTCAGTGCAACCAGCAGGTAGGGAACGCCAACCTGGCGGGCCAACAGAACGTGCTCACGAGTCTGGGCCATAGGACCGTCAGTCGCAGCAACCACCAGGATAGCGCCGTCCATCTGCGCAGCACCGGTGATCATGTTCTTGATGTAGTCAGCGTGGCCGGGGGCGTCTACGTGTGCGTAGTGGCGCTTCTCGGTCTGGTACTCAACGTGGGAGATGTTGATCGTGATGCCGCGCTGCTTCTCCTCGGGAGCCGAGTCGATGGAGCTGAAATCACGCTGCTCGTTGAGTGTTGGGTACTTGTCGTACAGTACCTTGGAAATGGCAGCCGTCAACGTGGTCTTACCATGGTCAACGTGACCGATGGTGCCGATGTTAACGTGCGGCTTGGTCCGCTCGAACTTTGCCTTTGCCACGGGTTCCTCCTAGAACATTTTAGAAAACTTACTCTCAGTAGCGCTGTTCGCCACTGAAATCAAAATAAGTCTACTGGGGGCTTTTGATATTTAAGAAATTGCTGGGTGTTTAGGTTGCATCCAGCCCAGGGCCGGATGCAACCTAAACATAAGGGGCGACTACTCGCCGCGGGCCTTCTGGATGATCTCGTCGGCAACAGCCTTCGGAACCTCAGAGTAGCTGTCGAACTTCATCGAGTACACGGCGCGACCCTGGGTCTTGGACCGCAGGTCACCGATGTAGCCGAACATGCCGGACAAGGGAACAAGAGCCTTGATGACCTTGACACCGCTTGCGTCCTCCATGGACTGCATCTGGCCGCGACGGGAGTTGATGTCACCAATAACTTCACCCATGTATTCCTCAGGGGTGCGGACTTCAACTTCCATCAACGGTTCAAGCAGAACCGGGTTGGCCAACCGAGCAGCTTCCTTGAACGCCATTCGACCGGCGATCTTGAAGGCCATTTCGGACGAGTCGACATCGTGAGAGGCACCGTCGAGCAGTGTCGCCTTGATGCCGACCATCGGGTAACCGGCCAACACACCGTCAGGCAGTGCGGATTGGATGCCCTGGTCAACGCTGGGGATGTACTCGCGCGGAACACGGCCACCAGTGACCTTGTTGCTGAACTCGTACATTTCGCCTTCAGCAGTATCCAACGGCTCAATGGCAATCTGGATCTTGGCGAACTGACCTGAACCACCGGTCTGCTTCTTGTGCGTGTAGTCGTGCTTGACGACGGCGCGCTTGATGGTTTCGCGGTACGCAACCTGCGGCTTGCCAACATTGGCTTCAACGTTGAATTCGCGACGCATGCGGTCCACAAGGATATCCAAGTGGAGCTCGCCCATGCCGCCAATTTCGGTCTGGCCTGTGTCTTCGTTGAGGTTGACGGTGAACGTCGGGTCCTCAGCGGAGAGCTTCTGGATAGCCGTGGACAGCTTCTCCTGGTCGCCCTTGGTCTTCGGCTCAATGGCAACGAAGATCACCGGCGCCGGGAAGGTCATCGACTCAAGAACGATCGGGTTGGCCGGATCGCACAAGGTGTCACCGGTGGTGGTGTCCTTGAGGCCGATCACCGCGTAGATGTGACCTGCGTGGATCTCATCTACGGGCATTTCCTTGTTGGCATGCATCTGGAAGAGCTTGCCAATACGTTCTTTTTTGCCCTTGGTGGAGTTCATCAGCTGTGTGCCAGAAGTCGCCTTGCCGGAGTACACGCGGATGAAGTTCAACTGGCCGAAGAACGGGTGCGATGAGATCTTGAAGGCCAGAGCCGAGAACGGCTCCTCTTCGGAAGGCATGCGCGACAGTTCAATCGTCTCGTCCTTCGGGTTGTGGCCAATCATGGCACCAACGTCGAGAGGTGAAGGCAGGTAGTCGATGACAGCATCGAGCATGGGCTGCACGCCGCGGTTCTTGAAAGCAGAGCCGCAGAAGACCGGGTAGATCTCGGAGTTGACAGTCAGCTTACGAATGCCGGCCTTGAGTTCCGCGATGGAAGGCTCTACGCCCTCAAGGTACTTCTCCATAAGTTCCTCGGAGGCCTCCGCAGCGGCCTCAACGAGGGCTGCGCGGTACTCTTCGGCACGTTCCTGCAGATCCGCGGGGATCTCCTTGATTTCGTAGGCGGCACCCATGGTGACATCACCC
This region of Arthrobacter alpinus genomic DNA includes:
- a CDS encoding SRPBCC family protein — encoded protein: MPQIVAERFIDIDPETAFGLSQSSGSFRLRWDPFIHSQQFLGGAGVAAKGVRTRTRTRLGLLMVSEYVSYLPPRNVGMKMVQGPWFFEQFGGGWRFAATKGGTKAVWKYTYSCKPGWLRWIAEPVAAWILGREIERRMSAFARACQNPALVAEFKTLS
- a CDS encoding MFS transporter, encoding MSNVTNYDGVSDPTQTQSLSAVPTRRVSGRWITLFALSWFGVWIAQLTPVQLLLPLQIESFLHATDWVQNVLGFGYISGIAGVFALITYPLTGALSDRTTSRFGRRRPWIALGTAGFAASLVVLGLQTSLLGIGICWVCSSIFFCVLTAALTAAISDQVPVNQRGYVSGWISAPQAIGIIAGLVLVTALALSTFGGYALMAALVVLLGLPFLMLIPDAVLPRGIMPALTLRSLIDGLWISPRRYPDFGWTLLSRILVNLGNAFGTSLLLYFLMYGLRMDDAEGSLIILTLVYMVFVIVASLWLGRLSDRLGRRRSFVFIASVLQAVAALILAFVPSFEAATVAAGLLGLGYGCFLSVDQALATEVLPDQLSRGKDLGIMNIALTVPQAFAPMLGALLVSATGGFTWLFLLSGITALAGAIAVAQVRGVK
- the tuf gene encoding elongation factor Tu, which codes for MAKAKFERTKPHVNIGTIGHVDHGKTTLTAAISKVLYDKYPTLNEQRDFSSIDSAPEEKQRGITINISHVEYQTEKRHYAHVDAPGHADYIKNMITGAAQMDGAILVVAATDGPMAQTREHVLLARQVGVPYLLVALNKSDMVDDEELLDLVEMEVRELLSSQGFDGDEAPVVRVSGLKALEGDPKWVKSVEDLMDAVDNHVPDPIRDKDKPFLMPVEDVFTITGRGTVVTGRAERGTLKINSEIEIVGIRPVQKTTVTGIEMFHKQLDEAWAGENCGLLLRGIKREDVERGQVIVKPGSITPHTDFEANVYILAKDEGGRHNPFYSNYRPQFYFRTTDVTGVITLPEGTEMVMPGDNTEMTVALIQPIAMEEGLGFAIREGGRTVGSGRVTKIIK
- the fusA gene encoding elongation factor G; amino-acid sequence: MAQEVLTDLNKVRNIGIMAHIDAGKTTTTERILFYTGVNHKLGETHDGASTTDWMEQEKERGITITSAAVTCFWDKNQINIIDTPGHVDFTVEVERSLRVLDGAVAVFDGKEGVEPQSETVWRQADKYNVPRICFVNKMDKLGADFYFTVDTIINRLGAKPLVMQLPIGSESEFVGVVDLMTMKAFVWAGDSKGDVTMGAAYEIKEIPADLQERAEEYRAALVEAAAEASEELMEKYLEGVEPSIAELKAGIRKLTVNSEIYPVFCGSAFKNRGVQPMLDAVIDYLPSPLDVGAMIGHNPKDETIELSRMPSEEEPFSALAFKISSHPFFGQLNFIRVYSGKATSGTQLMNSTKGKKERIGKLFQMHANKEMPVDEIHAGHIYAVIGLKDTTTGDTLCDPANPIVLESMTFPAPVIFVAIEPKTKGDQEKLSTAIQKLSAEDPTFTVNLNEDTGQTEIGGMGELHLDILVDRMRREFNVEANVGKPQVAYRETIKRAVVKHDYTHKKQTGGSGQFAKIQIAIEPLDTAEGEMYEFSNKVTGGRVPREYIPSVDQGIQSALPDGVLAGYPMVGIKATLLDGASHDVDSSEMAFKIAGRMAFKEAARLANPVLLEPLMEVEVRTPEEYMGEVIGDINSRRGQMQSMEDASGVKVIKALVPLSGMFGYIGDLRSKTQGRAVYSMKFDSYSEVPKAVADEIIQKARGE